A genomic stretch from Deltaproteobacteria bacterium includes:
- a CDS encoding YihY/virulence factor BrkB family protein: MRLVSFDVKRRAALRRAGFWKDYLVAGHRNDLVGESGKLAFFMVLASLPFALLVFTVISLLPTEGMETVLVDTLARLVPRPAVPVLKQNLVNTLSTNAGATVWVGALGSILIAARGVAVFETNINRARGTTDERSYLRAWFERIVISAVLGMLMSAAPLILLSGWRITEFLASQLHTPQLTLTLWHVTRYAVVILMVTLAASVLYAVGTANDRPWRWFTAGTLMATAGWLSGSLIFKALLGRFRDYNVIYGSLGSIFITITWIYMSCLFFIAGAWLDGSLDKAVNGETAPTPAAIA; this comes from the coding sequence ATGAGGCTGGTCTCATTTGATGTAAAACGCCGGGCAGCACTCAGGCGGGCTGGCTTCTGGAAGGATTATCTGGTCGCCGGGCACCGCAACGATCTGGTGGGCGAATCAGGCAAACTGGCATTCTTCATGGTTCTGGCTTCGCTCCCGTTCGCGCTGCTGGTATTCACCGTCATCAGCCTTCTCCCCACCGAGGGGATGGAAACCGTGCTCGTCGACACGCTTGCCCGTCTGGTCCCCCGCCCGGCAGTGCCCGTTCTCAAGCAGAACCTTGTCAATACGCTGTCAACGAATGCGGGAGCTACTGTCTGGGTAGGGGCTCTTGGGTCAATCCTGATCGCCGCACGTGGAGTTGCTGTCTTTGAAACCAACATCAACCGCGCCCGCGGAACCACCGACGAGCGTTCCTATCTGCGGGCCTGGTTTGAGCGCATCGTCATTTCCGCAGTTCTCGGAATGCTCATGTCTGCGGCACCCTTGATCCTGCTCTCCGGCTGGCGGATAACGGAGTTTCTCGCTTCCCAGCTTCATACACCCCAGCTCACGCTGACACTCTGGCATGTGACACGTTATGCGGTCGTCATCCTGATGGTGACACTGGCAGCGTCGGTCCTGTATGCCGTCGGTACTGCCAATGACCGGCCCTGGCGATGGTTTACCGCCGGGACACTGATGGCTACTGCCGGCTGGCTTTCGGGTTCACTGATATTCAAGGCCCTGCTCGGCCGCTTCCGCGACTATAACGTGATCTACGGATCGCTGGGCTCGATATTCATCACCATCACCTGGATATACATGAGTTGCCTGTTCTTCATTGCTGGCGCCTGGCTGGATGGTTCGCTCGACAAGGCCGTCAACGGCGAGACGGCCCCGACCCCGGCGGCAATTGCCTGA
- a CDS encoding NAD-dependent epimerase/dehydratase family protein, which produces MARNHFVTGAAGFIGFHVCERLLRRGDRVIGFDNLDPFYPRIVKEENLKTLERLGDFHFCAGDIRSHEDLDDAIRGQPKIDTIAHLAARPGVSNSILNPAECMDINVQGTVQVFELARRVRPDVCVAASSSSVYGNQTKMPFEEEDTVDRPISPYGVSKRACELLAYTYWLNFGIPFTVIRPFSVYGPRGRPDMVIYKFAWRMREGKPIPVWGNGSQKRDFTFIGDFVDGFVAALDKPLGYEIINLGENRQVVLNDLITDMEKALNVTAIREHQPARTWDIPASWASVDRARKLLGYEPKTGIRDGLQQFVDWFATLKEPVRI; this is translated from the coding sequence GTGGCCAGAAACCATTTCGTCACCGGCGCGGCCGGTTTCATCGGGTTCCATGTCTGCGAGCGGCTGCTCAGGCGCGGCGACCGCGTGATCGGTTTTGACAATCTGGACCCGTTTTATCCGCGGATCGTCAAGGAAGAAAACCTCAAGACACTCGAGCGGCTCGGGGACTTCCACTTCTGCGCAGGTGATATCCGAAGCCACGAGGATCTCGACGACGCCATTCGCGGCCAGCCCAAGATCGATACCATCGCCCATCTGGCCGCCCGTCCCGGCGTGTCCAATTCGATCCTGAACCCGGCCGAATGCATGGATATCAATGTGCAGGGCACGGTTCAGGTATTCGAGCTGGCCCGACGGGTCCGCCCGGATGTTTGCGTGGCGGCCTCCTCGTCCTCAGTTTACGGCAACCAGACGAAAATGCCGTTCGAGGAAGAGGATACCGTAGACCGTCCCATTTCGCCCTACGGTGTCTCCAAACGGGCCTGCGAACTGCTGGCCTATACCTACTGGCTCAATTTCGGGATTCCCTTCACGGTCATCCGCCCGTTCAGCGTGTATGGCCCGCGTGGACGGCCCGATATGGTGATATACAAGTTCGCCTGGCGGATGCGTGAAGGAAAGCCCATTCCGGTCTGGGGCAATGGCAGCCAGAAGCGGGATTTCACCTTTATCGGCGACTTCGTCGACGGATTTGTGGCAGCCCTCGACAAGCCGCTCGGCTATGAGATCATCAATCTCGGCGAAAACCGGCAGGTCGTATTGAACGATCTGATCACGGACATGGAGAAGGCCCTGAACGTGACAGCCATACGCGAGCACCAGCCAGCCCGGACTTGGGACATTCCGGCTTCATGGGCATCGGTGGACCGGGCCCGGAAGCTACTC